The following are from one region of the Cynocephalus volans isolate mCynVol1 chromosome 17, mCynVol1.pri, whole genome shotgun sequence genome:
- the GNG10 gene encoding guanine nucleotide-binding protein G(I)/G(S)/G(O) subunit gamma-10, giving the protein MSSGASVSALQRLVEQLKLEAGVERIKVSQAAAELQQYCMQNACKDALLVGVPAGSNPFREPRSCALF; this is encoded by the exons ATGTCTTCCGGGGCCAGCGTGAGCGCCCTGCAGCGCCTGGTGGAGCAGCTCAAGCTGGAGGCCGGCGTGGAGCGGATCAAG GTCTCTCAGGCAGCAGCAGAGCTTCAACAGTACTGCATGCAGAATGCCTGCAAGGATGCCCTGCTGGTCGGTGTTCCAGCCGGAAGCAACCCCTTCCGGGAGCCTAGATCCTGTGCTTTATTCTGA